In the genome of Amia ocellicauda isolate fAmiCal2 chromosome 3, fAmiCal2.hap1, whole genome shotgun sequence, one region contains:
- the defbl1 gene encoding beta-defensin-like 1 — protein MNRQRVVLFLLLAFIALTCQVQGAVGFPWGCSNYSGTCRPACLPQELPFGPFGCAKGFVCCVSHIL, from the exons ATGAACCGCCAGCGCGTCGTGCTGTTTCTCCTGCTGGCTTTCATAGCCTTAACAT GCCAGGTCCAGGGAGCGGTCGGGTTCCCCTGGGGCTGTTCCAACTACAGCGGTACCTGCCGCCCCGCCTGCCTGCCCCAGGAGCTTCCCTTCGGGCCCTTCGGCTGTGCTAAAGGATTTGT atgcTGTGTGTCTCATATCCTATGA
- the lipt2 gene encoding octanoyl-[acyl-carrier-protein]:protein N-octanoyltransferase LIPT2, mitochondrial, translated as MTPARASVQVVNLGRISYANSLQVQQQYVRQQLDSLSRPLGQAPNTLLLCEHPPVYTVGLRQATYPAEEERRLRRLGAEFFRTNRGGLVTFHGPGQLVCYPVLHLGCFKKSVRWYVCELERTVIKLCGRFGIKASTSPDTGVWVAENKICAIGIHCGRYITSHGLALNCNTELSWFEHIVPCGIVGKGVTSLSRELKREITVAEATQPLLETFAEQFNCSLTFENVVEHKK; from the exons ATGACCCCGGCCAGGGCATCCGTGCAGGTGGTGAATTTGGGACGGATCTCCTATGCAAACTCCTTGCAGGTACAGCAGCAGTATGTCCGTCAGCAGCTGGACTCCCTCTCCCGGCCCCTGGGACAGGCCCCGAACACCCTGCTGCTGTGTGAGCACCCTCCCGTCTACACTGTCGGCCTCCGGCAGGCTACCTACCCCGCCGAGGAGGAGCGGAGGCTCAGGCGGCTCGGCGCCGAGTTCTTCCGGACCAACCGCGGCGGACTGGTGACCTTCCACGGGCCCGGGCAGCTGGTGTGCTACCCCGTCCTCCACCTGGGCTGCTTCAAGAAGAGCGTCCGCTGGTACGTGTGCGAGCTGGAGAGGACGGTCATCAAGCTGTGTGGCAGGTTTGGGATCAAGGCCTCCACGTCGCCGGACACGGGAGTCTGGGTGGCAGAGAACAAGATCTGTGCAATAG GCATCCACTGTGGGAGATACATCACCTCGCACGGCCTGGCCCTGAACTGCAACACAGAACTGAGCTGGTTTGAACACATCGTGCCCTGTGGGATCGTGGGCAAGGGAGTCACCTCCCTCAGCCGAGAGCTGAAAAGGGAGATTACAGTAGCAGAGGCCACACAGCCTTTGCTGGAGACGTTTGCAGAACAATTCAATTGTTCTCTGACTTTTGAAAACGTCGtagaacataaaaaataa
- the pgm2l1 gene encoding glucose 1,6-bisphosphate synthase isoform X1, with the protein MTRICFCRDCGYSAVLNRNCYITDKEVSSPLGPQGSLLAMGDCGGDLNANLLGHTTGDPQLDKAIFQWITWDKNVHTREQIETLLREGQLGELRARLGSRMAFGTAGLRAPMGAGFALINDLTVIQSTQGMYRYLERRFPDLERRGVVVGYDTRGAVASSCSSKRLAKLTAAVLLSKGVPVYLFSTYVPTPFVPYGVKILGAAAGVMITASHNPKEDNGYKVYWENGAQIASPHDKEILRCIEDSMEPWTDSWKENLADSSALCSDPLQHVCRQYMEDLKLLCFHREINAETPMKFVHTAFHGVGHAYVHQAFQVFGFPPPIPVPEQKDPDPEFSTVSCPNPEEGASVLKLALRLAEKEGASVVLATDPDADRLAVAEQYEKGQWKVFTGNELAALLGWWMLSNWRQRHTDPADLDRVYMLATTVSSKILQTIADKEGFHFQETLPGFKWIGNIIKELTDKGKEVLFAFEESIGFMCGTSVLDKDGVSAAVVVAEMAAYLETKNLTMSQQLANIYEIYGFHISKTSYVVCHDPATVKRIFTRLRNFGGQGQYPRACGGYDITHVRDVTTGYDSSQHDHKSVLPVTKSSQMITFTFQNGIMATLRASGTEPKIKHYAEFCAAPGKSCSDVSSLKQELCRLTDALVEDFLEPDKNNLKRHSV; encoded by the exons ATGACGAGAATCTGTTTCTGTCGAGACTGCGGGTACAGCGCAGTGCTAAATCG CAATTGTTACATAACAGATAAGGAAGTATCCAGTCCACTCGGTCCACAAGGAAGTCTACTCGCGATGGGAGACTGCGGAGGAGACCTCAATGCCAACCTGCTTGGCCACACCACTGGAGATCCTCAGCTGGACAAGGCCATCTTTCAATGGATAACCTGGGATAAG AATGTGCACACTCGGGAGCAGATCGAGACGCTGCTGCGGGAGGGCCAGCTGGGCGAGTTGCGGGCACGGCTGGGATCCAGGATGGCCTTCGGGACAGCGGGGCTCAGGGCGCCCATGGGAGCTGGCTTCGCCCTCATCAATGACCTCACTGTCATCCAGTCCACACAG GGCATGTACAGGTACCTGGAGAGGAGATTCCCTGACCTGGAGAGGAGAGGTGTGGTGGTAGGCTATGACACACGGGGGGCTGTGGCCAGCAGCTGCAGCAGTAAAAG ACTTGCAAAGTTGACTGCTGCAGTTTTGCTCTCCAAAGGTGTCCCTGTCTATCTATTCTCCACATATGTGCCTACCCCCTTTGTG CCCTATGGAGTGAAGATACTAGGAGCAGCTGCAGGGGTGATGATCACGGCCTCGCACAACCCCAAAGAGGACAATGGATACAAG GTCTACTGGGAGAATGGAGCCCAGATCGCCTCGCCGCACGACAAGGAGATCCTGAGGTGCATAGAGGACAGCATGGAGCCCTGGACTGACTCCTGGAAGGAGAACCTAGCAGACAGCAGTGCTTTATGCAGCGACCCCCTGCAGCACGTTTGCAGGCAGTACATGGAAGACTTGAAATTACTCTGCTTTCACAG agaaatcAATGCTGAGACGCCTATGAAGTTTGTGCACACAGCGTTCCATGGCGTTGGGCACGCCTACGTCCATCAGGCATTCCAAGTGTTCGGCTTTCCCCCCCCGATTCCCGTCCCGGAGCAGAAAGATCCTGATCCAGAATTTTCTACTGTCAGTTGCCCCAACCCTGAGGAAGGAGCGTCAGTCCTG AAACTCGCCCTTCGGCTGGCAGAGAAGGAGGGCGCCTCGGTGGTTCTTGCAACCGACCCGGATGCAGACCGCCTGGCTGTGGCTGAGCAGTATGAGAA GGGCCAGTGGAAGGTGTTCACGGGGAACGAGCTGGCTGCTCTGCTCGGCTGGTGGATGTTGTCCAACTGGAGGCAGCGGCACACTGACCCGGCTGACCTGGACAGAGTCTACATGCTGGCCACGACCGTGTCCTCGAAAATTCTCCAAACAATTGCAGACAAGGAAGGATTTCACTTCCAG GAAACCTTACCAGGCTTCAAATGGATCGGCAACATAATCAAAGAGTTGACGGACAAAGGAAAAGAAGTCCTGTTTGCATTTGAAGAGTCTATCG GTTTCATGTGTGGCACGTCAGTTCTGGACAAGGATGGAGTGAGTGCCGCTGTAGTGGTGGCAGAAATGGCTGCCTATTTGGAAACCAAGAATCTCACCATGTCACAGCAGCTGGCAAACATATACGAAAT CTATGGTTTCCACATTTCCAAGACTTCCTATGTTGTCTGCCATGACCCTGCCACAGTCAAGAGAATATTCACGCGGCTTCGCAACTTTGGTGGCCAGGGGCAGTACCCCCGGGCATGCGGGGGATACGACATCACTCATGTCAGGGACGTCACCACTGGCTACGACAGCAGCCAGCACGACCACAAGAGT GTTCTGCCCGTGACGAAGAGCAGCCAGATGATCACCTTCACGTTCCAGAATGGGATCATGGCCACGCTGAGGGCCAGCGGCACCGAGCCCAAGATCAAGCACTACGCAGAGTTCTGTGCTGCTCCAGGAAAAAG CTGCAGTGATGTGTCCAGCCTTAAACAGGAGCTCTGTCGGCTGACTGATGCCCTTGTGGAAGATTTCCTGGAGCCTGATAAAAACAACCTGAAGAGGCACTCCGTCTGA
- the pgm2l1 gene encoding glucose 1,6-bisphosphate synthase isoform X2, translated as MTRICFCRDCGYSAVLNRNCYITDKEVSSPLGPQGSLLAMGDCGGDLNANLLGHTTGDPQLDKAIFQWITWDKNVHTREQIETLLREGQLGELRARLGSRMAFGTAGLRAPMGAGFALINDLTVIQSTQGMYRYLERRFPDLERRGVVVGYDTRGAVASSCSSKRLAKLTAAVLLSKGVPVYLFSTYVPTPFVPYGVKILGAAAGVMITASHNPKEDNGYKVYWENGAQIASPHDKEILRCIEDSMEPWTDSWKENLADSSALCSDPLQHVCRQYMEDLKLLCFHREINAETPMKFVHTAFHGVGHAYVHQAFQVFGFPPPIPVPEQKDPDPEFSTVSCPNPEEGASVLKLALRLAEKEGASVVLATDPDADRLAVAEQYEKGQWKVFTGNELAALLGWWMLSNWRQRHTDPADLDRVYMLATTVSSKILQTIADKEGFHFQETLPGFKWIGNIIKELTDKGKEVLFAFEESIGFMCGTSVLDKDGVSAAVVVAEMAAYLETKNLTMSQQLANIYEIYGFHISKTSYVVCHDPATVKRIFTRLRNFGGQGQYPRACGGYDITHVRDVTTGYDSSQHDHKSVLPVTKSSQMITFTFQNGIMATLRASGTEPKIKHYAEFCAAPGKSDVSSLKQELCRLTDALVEDFLEPDKNNLKRHSV; from the exons ATGACGAGAATCTGTTTCTGTCGAGACTGCGGGTACAGCGCAGTGCTAAATCG CAATTGTTACATAACAGATAAGGAAGTATCCAGTCCACTCGGTCCACAAGGAAGTCTACTCGCGATGGGAGACTGCGGAGGAGACCTCAATGCCAACCTGCTTGGCCACACCACTGGAGATCCTCAGCTGGACAAGGCCATCTTTCAATGGATAACCTGGGATAAG AATGTGCACACTCGGGAGCAGATCGAGACGCTGCTGCGGGAGGGCCAGCTGGGCGAGTTGCGGGCACGGCTGGGATCCAGGATGGCCTTCGGGACAGCGGGGCTCAGGGCGCCCATGGGAGCTGGCTTCGCCCTCATCAATGACCTCACTGTCATCCAGTCCACACAG GGCATGTACAGGTACCTGGAGAGGAGATTCCCTGACCTGGAGAGGAGAGGTGTGGTGGTAGGCTATGACACACGGGGGGCTGTGGCCAGCAGCTGCAGCAGTAAAAG ACTTGCAAAGTTGACTGCTGCAGTTTTGCTCTCCAAAGGTGTCCCTGTCTATCTATTCTCCACATATGTGCCTACCCCCTTTGTG CCCTATGGAGTGAAGATACTAGGAGCAGCTGCAGGGGTGATGATCACGGCCTCGCACAACCCCAAAGAGGACAATGGATACAAG GTCTACTGGGAGAATGGAGCCCAGATCGCCTCGCCGCACGACAAGGAGATCCTGAGGTGCATAGAGGACAGCATGGAGCCCTGGACTGACTCCTGGAAGGAGAACCTAGCAGACAGCAGTGCTTTATGCAGCGACCCCCTGCAGCACGTTTGCAGGCAGTACATGGAAGACTTGAAATTACTCTGCTTTCACAG agaaatcAATGCTGAGACGCCTATGAAGTTTGTGCACACAGCGTTCCATGGCGTTGGGCACGCCTACGTCCATCAGGCATTCCAAGTGTTCGGCTTTCCCCCCCCGATTCCCGTCCCGGAGCAGAAAGATCCTGATCCAGAATTTTCTACTGTCAGTTGCCCCAACCCTGAGGAAGGAGCGTCAGTCCTG AAACTCGCCCTTCGGCTGGCAGAGAAGGAGGGCGCCTCGGTGGTTCTTGCAACCGACCCGGATGCAGACCGCCTGGCTGTGGCTGAGCAGTATGAGAA GGGCCAGTGGAAGGTGTTCACGGGGAACGAGCTGGCTGCTCTGCTCGGCTGGTGGATGTTGTCCAACTGGAGGCAGCGGCACACTGACCCGGCTGACCTGGACAGAGTCTACATGCTGGCCACGACCGTGTCCTCGAAAATTCTCCAAACAATTGCAGACAAGGAAGGATTTCACTTCCAG GAAACCTTACCAGGCTTCAAATGGATCGGCAACATAATCAAAGAGTTGACGGACAAAGGAAAAGAAGTCCTGTTTGCATTTGAAGAGTCTATCG GTTTCATGTGTGGCACGTCAGTTCTGGACAAGGATGGAGTGAGTGCCGCTGTAGTGGTGGCAGAAATGGCTGCCTATTTGGAAACCAAGAATCTCACCATGTCACAGCAGCTGGCAAACATATACGAAAT CTATGGTTTCCACATTTCCAAGACTTCCTATGTTGTCTGCCATGACCCTGCCACAGTCAAGAGAATATTCACGCGGCTTCGCAACTTTGGTGGCCAGGGGCAGTACCCCCGGGCATGCGGGGGATACGACATCACTCATGTCAGGGACGTCACCACTGGCTACGACAGCAGCCAGCACGACCACAAGAGT GTTCTGCCCGTGACGAAGAGCAGCCAGATGATCACCTTCACGTTCCAGAATGGGATCATGGCCACGCTGAGGGCCAGCGGCACCGAGCCCAAGATCAAGCACTACGCAGAGTTCTGTGCTGCTCCAGGAAAAAG TGATGTGTCCAGCCTTAAACAGGAGCTCTGTCGGCTGACTGATGCCCTTGTGGAAGATTTCCTGGAGCCTGATAAAAACAACCTGAAGAGGCACTCCGTCTGA
- the pgm2l1 gene encoding glucose 1,6-bisphosphate synthase isoform X4 has translation MTRICFCRDCGYSAVLNRNCYITDKEVSSPLGPQGSLLAMGDCGGDLNANLLGHTTGDPQLDKAIFQWITWDKNVHTREQIETLLREGQLGELRARLGSRMAFGTAGLRAPMGAGFALINDLTVIQSTQGMYRYLERRFPDLERRGVVVGYDTRGAVASSCSSKRLAKLTAAVLLSKGVPVYLFSTYVPTPFVPYGVKILGAAAGVMITASHNPKEDNGYKVYWENGAQIASPHDKEILRCIEDSMEPWTDSWKENLADSSALCSDPLQHVCRQYMEDLKLLCFHREINAETPMKFVHTAFHGVGHAYVHQAFQVFGFPPPIPVPEQKDPDPEFSTVSCPNPEEGASVLKLALRLAEKEGASVVLATDPDADRLAVAEQYEKGQWKVFTGNELAALLGWWMLSNWRQRHTDPADLDRVYMLATTVSSKILQTIADKEGFHFQETLPGFKWIGNIIKELTDKGKEVLFAFEESIVLDKDGVSAAVVVAEMAAYLETKNLTMSQQLANIYEIYGFHISKTSYVVCHDPATVKRIFTRLRNFGGQGQYPRACGGYDITHVRDVTTGYDSSQHDHKSVLPVTKSSQMITFTFQNGIMATLRASGTEPKIKHYAEFCAAPGKSCSDVSSLKQELCRLTDALVEDFLEPDKNNLKRHSV, from the exons ATGACGAGAATCTGTTTCTGTCGAGACTGCGGGTACAGCGCAGTGCTAAATCG CAATTGTTACATAACAGATAAGGAAGTATCCAGTCCACTCGGTCCACAAGGAAGTCTACTCGCGATGGGAGACTGCGGAGGAGACCTCAATGCCAACCTGCTTGGCCACACCACTGGAGATCCTCAGCTGGACAAGGCCATCTTTCAATGGATAACCTGGGATAAG AATGTGCACACTCGGGAGCAGATCGAGACGCTGCTGCGGGAGGGCCAGCTGGGCGAGTTGCGGGCACGGCTGGGATCCAGGATGGCCTTCGGGACAGCGGGGCTCAGGGCGCCCATGGGAGCTGGCTTCGCCCTCATCAATGACCTCACTGTCATCCAGTCCACACAG GGCATGTACAGGTACCTGGAGAGGAGATTCCCTGACCTGGAGAGGAGAGGTGTGGTGGTAGGCTATGACACACGGGGGGCTGTGGCCAGCAGCTGCAGCAGTAAAAG ACTTGCAAAGTTGACTGCTGCAGTTTTGCTCTCCAAAGGTGTCCCTGTCTATCTATTCTCCACATATGTGCCTACCCCCTTTGTG CCCTATGGAGTGAAGATACTAGGAGCAGCTGCAGGGGTGATGATCACGGCCTCGCACAACCCCAAAGAGGACAATGGATACAAG GTCTACTGGGAGAATGGAGCCCAGATCGCCTCGCCGCACGACAAGGAGATCCTGAGGTGCATAGAGGACAGCATGGAGCCCTGGACTGACTCCTGGAAGGAGAACCTAGCAGACAGCAGTGCTTTATGCAGCGACCCCCTGCAGCACGTTTGCAGGCAGTACATGGAAGACTTGAAATTACTCTGCTTTCACAG agaaatcAATGCTGAGACGCCTATGAAGTTTGTGCACACAGCGTTCCATGGCGTTGGGCACGCCTACGTCCATCAGGCATTCCAAGTGTTCGGCTTTCCCCCCCCGATTCCCGTCCCGGAGCAGAAAGATCCTGATCCAGAATTTTCTACTGTCAGTTGCCCCAACCCTGAGGAAGGAGCGTCAGTCCTG AAACTCGCCCTTCGGCTGGCAGAGAAGGAGGGCGCCTCGGTGGTTCTTGCAACCGACCCGGATGCAGACCGCCTGGCTGTGGCTGAGCAGTATGAGAA GGGCCAGTGGAAGGTGTTCACGGGGAACGAGCTGGCTGCTCTGCTCGGCTGGTGGATGTTGTCCAACTGGAGGCAGCGGCACACTGACCCGGCTGACCTGGACAGAGTCTACATGCTGGCCACGACCGTGTCCTCGAAAATTCTCCAAACAATTGCAGACAAGGAAGGATTTCACTTCCAG GAAACCTTACCAGGCTTCAAATGGATCGGCAACATAATCAAAGAGTTGACGGACAAAGGAAAAGAAGTCCTGTTTGCATTTGAAGAGTCTATCG TTCTGGACAAGGATGGAGTGAGTGCCGCTGTAGTGGTGGCAGAAATGGCTGCCTATTTGGAAACCAAGAATCTCACCATGTCACAGCAGCTGGCAAACATATACGAAAT CTATGGTTTCCACATTTCCAAGACTTCCTATGTTGTCTGCCATGACCCTGCCACAGTCAAGAGAATATTCACGCGGCTTCGCAACTTTGGTGGCCAGGGGCAGTACCCCCGGGCATGCGGGGGATACGACATCACTCATGTCAGGGACGTCACCACTGGCTACGACAGCAGCCAGCACGACCACAAGAGT GTTCTGCCCGTGACGAAGAGCAGCCAGATGATCACCTTCACGTTCCAGAATGGGATCATGGCCACGCTGAGGGCCAGCGGCACCGAGCCCAAGATCAAGCACTACGCAGAGTTCTGTGCTGCTCCAGGAAAAAG CTGCAGTGATGTGTCCAGCCTTAAACAGGAGCTCTGTCGGCTGACTGATGCCCTTGTGGAAGATTTCCTGGAGCCTGATAAAAACAACCTGAAGAGGCACTCCGTCTGA
- the pgm2l1 gene encoding glucose 1,6-bisphosphate synthase isoform X3, whose translation MGDHRVCIFKSNCYITDKEVSSPLGPQGSLLAMGDCGGDLNANLLGHTTGDPQLDKAIFQWITWDKNVHTREQIETLLREGQLGELRARLGSRMAFGTAGLRAPMGAGFALINDLTVIQSTQGMYRYLERRFPDLERRGVVVGYDTRGAVASSCSSKRLAKLTAAVLLSKGVPVYLFSTYVPTPFVPYGVKILGAAAGVMITASHNPKEDNGYKVYWENGAQIASPHDKEILRCIEDSMEPWTDSWKENLADSSALCSDPLQHVCRQYMEDLKLLCFHREINAETPMKFVHTAFHGVGHAYVHQAFQVFGFPPPIPVPEQKDPDPEFSTVSCPNPEEGASVLKLALRLAEKEGASVVLATDPDADRLAVAEQYEKGQWKVFTGNELAALLGWWMLSNWRQRHTDPADLDRVYMLATTVSSKILQTIADKEGFHFQETLPGFKWIGNIIKELTDKGKEVLFAFEESIGFMCGTSVLDKDGVSAAVVVAEMAAYLETKNLTMSQQLANIYEIYGFHISKTSYVVCHDPATVKRIFTRLRNFGGQGQYPRACGGYDITHVRDVTTGYDSSQHDHKSVLPVTKSSQMITFTFQNGIMATLRASGTEPKIKHYAEFCAAPGKSCSDVSSLKQELCRLTDALVEDFLEPDKNNLKRHSV comes from the exons ATGGGCGATCATCGTGTTTGCATCTTTAAAAG CAATTGTTACATAACAGATAAGGAAGTATCCAGTCCACTCGGTCCACAAGGAAGTCTACTCGCGATGGGAGACTGCGGAGGAGACCTCAATGCCAACCTGCTTGGCCACACCACTGGAGATCCTCAGCTGGACAAGGCCATCTTTCAATGGATAACCTGGGATAAG AATGTGCACACTCGGGAGCAGATCGAGACGCTGCTGCGGGAGGGCCAGCTGGGCGAGTTGCGGGCACGGCTGGGATCCAGGATGGCCTTCGGGACAGCGGGGCTCAGGGCGCCCATGGGAGCTGGCTTCGCCCTCATCAATGACCTCACTGTCATCCAGTCCACACAG GGCATGTACAGGTACCTGGAGAGGAGATTCCCTGACCTGGAGAGGAGAGGTGTGGTGGTAGGCTATGACACACGGGGGGCTGTGGCCAGCAGCTGCAGCAGTAAAAG ACTTGCAAAGTTGACTGCTGCAGTTTTGCTCTCCAAAGGTGTCCCTGTCTATCTATTCTCCACATATGTGCCTACCCCCTTTGTG CCCTATGGAGTGAAGATACTAGGAGCAGCTGCAGGGGTGATGATCACGGCCTCGCACAACCCCAAAGAGGACAATGGATACAAG GTCTACTGGGAGAATGGAGCCCAGATCGCCTCGCCGCACGACAAGGAGATCCTGAGGTGCATAGAGGACAGCATGGAGCCCTGGACTGACTCCTGGAAGGAGAACCTAGCAGACAGCAGTGCTTTATGCAGCGACCCCCTGCAGCACGTTTGCAGGCAGTACATGGAAGACTTGAAATTACTCTGCTTTCACAG agaaatcAATGCTGAGACGCCTATGAAGTTTGTGCACACAGCGTTCCATGGCGTTGGGCACGCCTACGTCCATCAGGCATTCCAAGTGTTCGGCTTTCCCCCCCCGATTCCCGTCCCGGAGCAGAAAGATCCTGATCCAGAATTTTCTACTGTCAGTTGCCCCAACCCTGAGGAAGGAGCGTCAGTCCTG AAACTCGCCCTTCGGCTGGCAGAGAAGGAGGGCGCCTCGGTGGTTCTTGCAACCGACCCGGATGCAGACCGCCTGGCTGTGGCTGAGCAGTATGAGAA GGGCCAGTGGAAGGTGTTCACGGGGAACGAGCTGGCTGCTCTGCTCGGCTGGTGGATGTTGTCCAACTGGAGGCAGCGGCACACTGACCCGGCTGACCTGGACAGAGTCTACATGCTGGCCACGACCGTGTCCTCGAAAATTCTCCAAACAATTGCAGACAAGGAAGGATTTCACTTCCAG GAAACCTTACCAGGCTTCAAATGGATCGGCAACATAATCAAAGAGTTGACGGACAAAGGAAAAGAAGTCCTGTTTGCATTTGAAGAGTCTATCG GTTTCATGTGTGGCACGTCAGTTCTGGACAAGGATGGAGTGAGTGCCGCTGTAGTGGTGGCAGAAATGGCTGCCTATTTGGAAACCAAGAATCTCACCATGTCACAGCAGCTGGCAAACATATACGAAAT CTATGGTTTCCACATTTCCAAGACTTCCTATGTTGTCTGCCATGACCCTGCCACAGTCAAGAGAATATTCACGCGGCTTCGCAACTTTGGTGGCCAGGGGCAGTACCCCCGGGCATGCGGGGGATACGACATCACTCATGTCAGGGACGTCACCACTGGCTACGACAGCAGCCAGCACGACCACAAGAGT GTTCTGCCCGTGACGAAGAGCAGCCAGATGATCACCTTCACGTTCCAGAATGGGATCATGGCCACGCTGAGGGCCAGCGGCACCGAGCCCAAGATCAAGCACTACGCAGAGTTCTGTGCTGCTCCAGGAAAAAG CTGCAGTGATGTGTCCAGCCTTAAACAGGAGCTCTGTCGGCTGACTGATGCCCTTGTGGAAGATTTCCTGGAGCCTGATAAAAACAACCTGAAGAGGCACTCCGTCTGA
- the pgm2l1 gene encoding glucose 1,6-bisphosphate synthase isoform X5 codes for MGDCGGDLNANLLGHTTGDPQLDKAIFQWITWDKNVHTREQIETLLREGQLGELRARLGSRMAFGTAGLRAPMGAGFALINDLTVIQSTQGMYRYLERRFPDLERRGVVVGYDTRGAVASSCSSKRLAKLTAAVLLSKGVPVYLFSTYVPTPFVPYGVKILGAAAGVMITASHNPKEDNGYKVYWENGAQIASPHDKEILRCIEDSMEPWTDSWKENLADSSALCSDPLQHVCRQYMEDLKLLCFHREINAETPMKFVHTAFHGVGHAYVHQAFQVFGFPPPIPVPEQKDPDPEFSTVSCPNPEEGASVLKLALRLAEKEGASVVLATDPDADRLAVAEQYEKGQWKVFTGNELAALLGWWMLSNWRQRHTDPADLDRVYMLATTVSSKILQTIADKEGFHFQETLPGFKWIGNIIKELTDKGKEVLFAFEESIGFMCGTSVLDKDGVSAAVVVAEMAAYLETKNLTMSQQLANIYEIYGFHISKTSYVVCHDPATVKRIFTRLRNFGGQGQYPRACGGYDITHVRDVTTGYDSSQHDHKSVLPVTKSSQMITFTFQNGIMATLRASGTEPKIKHYAEFCAAPGKSCSDVSSLKQELCRLTDALVEDFLEPDKNNLKRHSV; via the exons ATGGGAGACTGCGGAGGAGACCTCAATGCCAACCTGCTTGGCCACACCACTGGAGATCCTCAGCTGGACAAGGCCATCTTTCAATGGATAACCTGGGATAAG AATGTGCACACTCGGGAGCAGATCGAGACGCTGCTGCGGGAGGGCCAGCTGGGCGAGTTGCGGGCACGGCTGGGATCCAGGATGGCCTTCGGGACAGCGGGGCTCAGGGCGCCCATGGGAGCTGGCTTCGCCCTCATCAATGACCTCACTGTCATCCAGTCCACACAG GGCATGTACAGGTACCTGGAGAGGAGATTCCCTGACCTGGAGAGGAGAGGTGTGGTGGTAGGCTATGACACACGGGGGGCTGTGGCCAGCAGCTGCAGCAGTAAAAG ACTTGCAAAGTTGACTGCTGCAGTTTTGCTCTCCAAAGGTGTCCCTGTCTATCTATTCTCCACATATGTGCCTACCCCCTTTGTG CCCTATGGAGTGAAGATACTAGGAGCAGCTGCAGGGGTGATGATCACGGCCTCGCACAACCCCAAAGAGGACAATGGATACAAG GTCTACTGGGAGAATGGAGCCCAGATCGCCTCGCCGCACGACAAGGAGATCCTGAGGTGCATAGAGGACAGCATGGAGCCCTGGACTGACTCCTGGAAGGAGAACCTAGCAGACAGCAGTGCTTTATGCAGCGACCCCCTGCAGCACGTTTGCAGGCAGTACATGGAAGACTTGAAATTACTCTGCTTTCACAG agaaatcAATGCTGAGACGCCTATGAAGTTTGTGCACACAGCGTTCCATGGCGTTGGGCACGCCTACGTCCATCAGGCATTCCAAGTGTTCGGCTTTCCCCCCCCGATTCCCGTCCCGGAGCAGAAAGATCCTGATCCAGAATTTTCTACTGTCAGTTGCCCCAACCCTGAGGAAGGAGCGTCAGTCCTG AAACTCGCCCTTCGGCTGGCAGAGAAGGAGGGCGCCTCGGTGGTTCTTGCAACCGACCCGGATGCAGACCGCCTGGCTGTGGCTGAGCAGTATGAGAA GGGCCAGTGGAAGGTGTTCACGGGGAACGAGCTGGCTGCTCTGCTCGGCTGGTGGATGTTGTCCAACTGGAGGCAGCGGCACACTGACCCGGCTGACCTGGACAGAGTCTACATGCTGGCCACGACCGTGTCCTCGAAAATTCTCCAAACAATTGCAGACAAGGAAGGATTTCACTTCCAG GAAACCTTACCAGGCTTCAAATGGATCGGCAACATAATCAAAGAGTTGACGGACAAAGGAAAAGAAGTCCTGTTTGCATTTGAAGAGTCTATCG GTTTCATGTGTGGCACGTCAGTTCTGGACAAGGATGGAGTGAGTGCCGCTGTAGTGGTGGCAGAAATGGCTGCCTATTTGGAAACCAAGAATCTCACCATGTCACAGCAGCTGGCAAACATATACGAAAT CTATGGTTTCCACATTTCCAAGACTTCCTATGTTGTCTGCCATGACCCTGCCACAGTCAAGAGAATATTCACGCGGCTTCGCAACTTTGGTGGCCAGGGGCAGTACCCCCGGGCATGCGGGGGATACGACATCACTCATGTCAGGGACGTCACCACTGGCTACGACAGCAGCCAGCACGACCACAAGAGT GTTCTGCCCGTGACGAAGAGCAGCCAGATGATCACCTTCACGTTCCAGAATGGGATCATGGCCACGCTGAGGGCCAGCGGCACCGAGCCCAAGATCAAGCACTACGCAGAGTTCTGTGCTGCTCCAGGAAAAAG CTGCAGTGATGTGTCCAGCCTTAAACAGGAGCTCTGTCGGCTGACTGATGCCCTTGTGGAAGATTTCCTGGAGCCTGATAAAAACAACCTGAAGAGGCACTCCGTCTGA